The genomic DNA CCGAGCCCAAACGCCGCCCCGAACAGGCCCATTCCCTTGGCCCTGTTCTCTTTTGACGTAACGTCGGCAATATATGCTTGAGCGGTCGATATATTTCCGCCGCTGATGCCGCCCACGATACGGCCCAAAAACACAAGAAAAAGCGTATTTGCCAGCCCGAGCACCAGATACCCGACGGCCGATCCGAGCAGGCTAAAGAACAAAATCGGCCGGCGGCCGTATTTATCCGATAGACGTCCGAGCAGCGGCGAAAAGAAAAACTGCATCAGCGAGTACGACGCAAACAAGAATCCAATGTCCAGCGGCGTCGCGAAAAATGGCTCAGTATGCGCGTAATACGGCAAGATCGGTATGACCATTCCAAAACCGATAAGGTCAATAAAGACCGTGGCAAATATGATCAGCAACGGTGTGGTGAAGAATTTCTCTTTTTTTTCTTCGCCCGCTGTGTCCGGTTTGGTTTCGGTTGTCATTGAGGTCCGTAAAGTGCAGTCGCACCGATGCTAAAACGTGCGTAATTATAGTAAGATAGCAAGAAAATAAACGATAACACCTCGTTGTAAAATCCTAAAGTAATGCCCAGAAAATTAAGCCCCAAAGTCATCTTACCGTTGCTCTTTGCGATCACATTCTTTATGTGCCAAGAGACAGACGCTCAAAAAAAGCCGTCCAAACAGACCAAACCGGCCGCAGTCGAGGCGAAGCCCGTGCCGCCCGATATCGAGTATACGGTCTCAATGTCAAAGCCCGCGACACATCTACTCGAGGTCAGCATGACGGTCAACTGGAAACAGATGCCCGACAAACTCGAGGTAAAAATGCCGGTCTGGACGCCGGGCAGCTACCTGATCCGTGAATATGCGCGACATGTGCAGGCTTTTGCCGCGAAAGATGCAACCGGTGCCGAGCTCGCCTGGCGCAAGATCAACAAGAATACCTGGCAGATCGATACAAAAGGGGCCGGAGCCGTTGCTCTCAATTACAAAGTTTACGCCAACGAACTCACCGTCCGCACCAACGAACTCAATGATGAACACGCCTTCTGGAACAACGGTGCGACGCTGATGTTCATCAAAGGCCAGCTTTCCGCGAGTTCCACGGTCACTGTCAATCCGTTCGGCAGTTGGAAGGTTGCGACCGGACTGCCCAAGTTTGGCGCCACTGCCAACATATTTATCGCAGAAAATTACGATGTTCTTTACGATTCACCTTTCGAGGTGAGTAATTTCAAAGAGATCAATTTTGAGGTTCAAGGCAAGCCGCATCGTTACGTCATAACCGGCGAAGGCAATTATGATCTGGATCGGCTGGTTGCCGACACGACCAAGATCATCGACGAGACCTACAAGATCTTTGGCGAACTTCCATACAAGGACTACACGTTCATCCTCAATACCCGCGGCGGCGGCGGCCTCGAACATATGAACTCGACGGCGTTGCAGATCAATCGCTTTGCCTTCAAACCGGATTCGCGGTACAAGGGCTTTCTCGGCCTGGTCGGTCACGAATTTGTCCATGTTTTCCTGGTCAAGAGCATCCGTCCCGACGCGTTGGGCCCGTTCGATTACGAGAACGAAAATTACACCAAGCTCCTATGGGTGGCCGAGGGCGGAACCGAATATTATTCGAACCTGATCTTGCTGCGGGCCGGATTGATCACCGCCAAACAGTTCCTTGGTGACAGGGCGTCCGGCATTCAGCAATTGCAGAACCGTCCCGGCCGTTTTGAGACCAGTGTCGAAGACGCCAGTTTCGACGCCTGGATCAAATACTATCGCCCGGACGAAAACGCGATCAACAATCAGATCTCGTATTATGACAAAGGCGAGATCGTAAGCATGATGCTCGACGTGTCGATCAGGTCGGCATCCGGCGGTGCCAAGTCGCTCGATGATGTGATGCGGCATCTGTACAACGAATTCGCAAAGAAAAATAAGAACTTCACGCCTGAGGATTTTCAGAAGGTCTCCGAGTTGATGGCCGGAAAGCCGCTCGACGATTTTTTTGCCAAATACGTCCGCGGTACTGCTGAGATCGACTATGATTCGATCATGGGCGGCATCGGATTATCGTTGGCGGCCGTCGAATCGAATGCCGGCAAACCGTTCATCGGTGCCGACACCGCCGAGGCCAATGGTGTGATAACCATTCGGTCGATCGCTGCCGGAACTCCGGCTTACGAACAGGGACTAAACACCGGCGATCAGATCGTCGCGATCGACGGTTATCGTGCGAGCTCGAATTTTCTTCAGAGTTACGTTGGCGAGCGAAAACCCGGCGATAAGATCAAATTGACGATCTTTCGTTTTGATAAGCTCCGGGACATGACATTCACTCTTGGCAGCAACGATCGCAAAGATTACTCGTTCGCTCCGGTCGCCGAGCCGACGGAAGAGCAGAAAAAACTATACAATCAATATCTGAATGCTGAACTCAAATAGAATTTTGCGGCAGATCGTGATCGTAACGGCGGCTGCGGGTTTGTTGGCGTCGGGCTGTTCGTCGGGCGTTTCGAACAACGCCGTGCCGAAAGTGACCGCGATGCGCGATGTGCCGGCCGTCAGACTCAATTACCGTTACGAAGCGGATGTTCCCGCACCGACGCTGAACGCTGCGGTCGCCGAGGACCGCAACCCGGCCGTTCAAGCCGATTTCGACACCAACCGGCCGCAGGAAATGCTCGAGCGGACGCTGACGTCACCCGACAAAAAGCGGGTACTTGCGATCTATCGACAGGTTGCCGATCTTTCGAGCGAATTCCGGCTTGATGTTTACACGCCCGAAGGCAAACCGCTGCGAAAGGTCACGTCTGACACGATGGCCGTACATTTTCCGGACACCATTGTCTGGTCGCCTGATTCGAGCGCCGTCGCTTTTGTCGCGATGCTGCGGGCGACCGTCTCATTGACACCTGTCACAGCTACGCCGTCACCGATAACGCCGGCGACCGACACGGGAGCGGCCGAAACAAATACCAATGTCGAAGCGGTACCGACACCTGCCGCCCCTACTCCGGCGGCACCGACCGGCATCCTGACGTTTCGCACCGAGCAGATATACATGTGCAATGCCGACGGCGGAGCGCTCAAGGCACTGACGCAGAACGAAGGCCTGATCTATTTCTATTACGTGTGGTCACCCGACAGCTCGATGCTCGCGGCACTCGCAACTACGGCACGCGAATGGCGTTACCTGGAGGTGATAGCCGAGAGCAAGGGCGAAGCGATGGTTCCGTTGGGTCGGCCGCGAGTGATCGAAAAGAACGGCCGCGAACGCCGGCTCGATGACAATCTCACCGCCGTCCAGCCTGTCTGGTCACCCGATTCGGCAAAGATCGCGGACGCGTTTGAGACGCAGATCCGCATCTACGACGCCAACGGCACAACGCCGACACAGGCGGCGATCCCGCTCAAAAATCAGCTGCTGCTCTCGGCACAATCCTACGATCGCGAACAGTCGCGAATTGCCGCCAATTCGACCGCCGACGGCAACACAAGCACTGCACCAACGCCCGAACAGCCCATGACAACGCTGCCGGACGAAAAATTGCTGGTCTCGTACAATCCGATCGTCGAGGTCGCCTGGACGGCCGACGAACTGCTGTACGCAAAAACGGCATATCTTAAACGAATGAAGAACGCTGCTGATAACGTGACCAGCTATTCCCGCTGGCACCGCCTCGTACTGTCGCCGCAGGCCGCGGCTGCTCCGGGAAAATAGAAATATGGAATTCAAAACGATCGCTGACATCTACGCAGTCAATAAAAATGTAGGCGACGGATTTCGCCGCTTCGCGAGATCGATCTCGGACGCCGAGGCAAATGCCGAGATCGACGGCGAACCGTGGACGCTTGCCGCTTTGATCGAGCACGTAGCCATGGTCGAGGCCGGCATCGCGAAAATGTGCGCAAGGATGGTCGACGGAGCAAAACAGAAGGGAACACCGTCAGATGGCAGCTACCGGATCTCAGAAGGTTTTCGTTCAGCTCTCGCCGCGAATGAAGGTGCAAAATTTGAGGCTCCCGAACGCGTCGCGCCGACCGGCGGGGTCGCGATCGCCGAGTCTCTCGAGAGTCTCGATAGATCGTCTGCCGCACTTGCCGCACTTCAGAGTGATCTTGAGGCATACGACGTGTCGGAACTTACGTTCCCGCATCCGTATTTCGGGCCGCTCAACGCCGCCGAATGGGTGATGCTCTCGGGCGGCCACGTTTCCCGTCACATGGCACAGGCAGAACGCCTGCTCGACGGAGTGCGGACACGCCTGTCCGAATCGCCGGTTTCTTCGGCGAAATAAGATAACGATCAGACCCCACAGCCGGTGTTCGTGCTTCGCACTCATTCGGACAAGAGTGTCGGCTCTGCGCAAAAAAAGCCCCCGGCTGAAAGGAGGGCGAATCCAGCCGGGGGGAACGTTTCAAGCAATTTATCATAGCTAACCAAACCAGGTATTTGCCCGAAACCAAACTTTTGATGAATCAAAATTTGCGTTGGTTGTTTGAAATAAGGCAGGAGCTACACGCTCCTGCCTTTTCTTTCTTAACAACTATTGAGCGTTGACCGGACGGTCGCCTTCGAGTCCGAAGTGGACTGCCTGGAACTGTCCGTCCGAGCTCCGCATGATGTACCAGTTGCCGTCTGACGGACGGAACAGAGCGATGTCGGCCTTGCCGTCGGCATCATAGTCACCGGCGACCGGAATGTCACCGTCGAGGCCGAATCGATTGATCGAATAGCCCTGATCCGAACTGCGGAGTGTATACCAGACGCCTGTCGAAGGCCTGTACACAGTGACGTCAGCCCTTCCGTCGCCGTCAAAGTCACCGCGGACCGGAATGTCGCCCGTCGCACCAAAGTGCATTGCTCCGGTCGCACCGTCCGATGAGCGGACCCAATACCAATTGCCGAGGCTCGGCCGGTAGACCACCACATCGTCTTTTCCGTCGCCATCTATGTCGGCCGGCATCGGTTGATCTTCGGCGACGCCCCATTTAATGAACAAGTAGCCCGTGTTGTTGCTCTTTTGGACATACCAGACACCGTTCGACGGGCGATAGACCGCGAGGTCGAGGCGGCCGTCGCCGTCAAAGTCGCCGCGGACCGGTTTATCTGTCGAAAGTCCGAATGCAAGGCCCGTCACGCCGCCGTCGGAGCTTCGTTTGATAGCCCAGACACCCTGGCCGTTATCGTTGGTGTAGACCGCGGCGTCAGTTCGCCCGTCACCATCGTAATCGCCCGAGACGACAACGTCGGTCGGCGAACCGAAGATCTGTGCAGCAAAGCCGTCGCCGTTCTGCGAATACCACGTGTTTGTCGAAGGCCGGAAGACCGCCAGGTCGTTGCTGCCGTCGCCGTCAAAGTCGGCGATGTTCGACTGCTGTCTGAACGCTCCGCTGATCTCGCCGCCGGCGTTGTTGGCACTTGTGATCACCGCTGACCAGAGGCCTGCCCGCAGCATTTGAACCTGCGTTGCATTGACCGGGAAAGTGACTGTCGCAAAGTTTCCGTTGGTTCCGCCGATCACGGCAAAGCTGTAGATCGTCATTGCTGTACCGACGGTGGTTTCAAATCGGGCACCGGTCTGTGCACTCGACAGGTTGTGAAATTCGCCAAATGCGGTTGCCTGAGTTTCAGCGGCGTTCAAGGTTACCTTGAATTCGCCCGTTGCGGCAGATGCGGTTCCCGTGAGATTCGCTTCGAACGAACGTCCCATCGAAGGGCTGGGGCTGGGGCTCGGCGTAGGTCCCGGCGTTCCGGTAGGCGTCGGCGAAGGGCTCGGTCCCGTAAATCCTGCAAATGTTCCGTTAAGGATCGTGCTGCCTGCATTTTTGACCTGAATGGTCGAACCGACGATAACGGCCGGCACGGTCTGTCCGTTGTCGCTGCGGAGACGCAGTCGGCCTTCGCCGCCGCTCTCGAGTACGATGTTGCCTACCGCGTTTCCATCGACCACGACCGCGAGGTTGGTCCCTGCCGGCAGATTGATCTGACGAATGCGGACTTCGAGCTCGGTTCGGCTGCTGTGCAGTTCAAATTGAGCAAAACCGCCGGGCAGGACGCCGTTAATTGTCGCACCGGAAAGACCTGCGAAAAGGTCGCCGGCGTTCGGCGTGCCGCTGGGCGTTGGCGAAGGCGAACCGGTAGGTGTCACGGTCGGGGATGGACTCGGTGTGCCCGTCGGAGTTCCGGTAGGTGTGCCTGTCGGGGTGACTGTCGGGGTCGGTGTTGGCCCGCCGCCGCCAAAAATGCCGCTGACCAATACGGTCGCTCCGTTACGGACCGCGACTGTCGAGCCGTCATTGGTCGTCGGAACGGTCTGGCCGTCTTCGGTCCTGAGTTTGATCTTTGCTCGCTGCTGATCGGTGACTGCCATTGTGCCGATCACATTACCGTCAACGACCGCCTCGAGAACGGTGCCGACTGCGAGCGAGACATCCTCGATCTCGACCTCGATCTCGCGGTTGCCGCTCTGATAGAGCTGCCACGCGGCGGCTCCATGCGGGTTGATGCTGCCTGTCGGCGAAGCGAGCGACGCATTGCGAAGCACGATCACCGGCGTGCCGTCAGCCTTGACTGCGTTGGAAAGCATCGGGACCGACACCCAAGC from Acidobacteriota bacterium includes the following:
- a CDS encoding M61 family metallopeptidase, yielding MPRKLSPKVILPLLFAITFFMCQETDAQKKPSKQTKPAAVEAKPVPPDIEYTVSMSKPATHLLEVSMTVNWKQMPDKLEVKMPVWTPGSYLIREYARHVQAFAAKDATGAELAWRKINKNTWQIDTKGAGAVALNYKVYANELTVRTNELNDEHAFWNNGATLMFIKGQLSASSTVTVNPFGSWKVATGLPKFGATANIFIAENYDVLYDSPFEVSNFKEINFEVQGKPHRYVITGEGNYDLDRLVADTTKIIDETYKIFGELPYKDYTFILNTRGGGGLEHMNSTALQINRFAFKPDSRYKGFLGLVGHEFVHVFLVKSIRPDALGPFDYENENYTKLLWVAEGGTEYYSNLILLRAGLITAKQFLGDRASGIQQLQNRPGRFETSVEDASFDAWIKYYRPDENAINNQISYYDKGEIVSMMLDVSIRSASGGAKSLDDVMRHLYNEFAKKNKNFTPEDFQKVSELMAGKPLDDFFAKYVRGTAEIDYDSIMGGIGLSLAAVESNAGKPFIGADTAEANGVITIRSIAAGTPAYEQGLNTGDQIVAIDGYRASSNFLQSYVGERKPGDKIKLTIFRFDKLRDMTFTLGSNDRKDYSFAPVAEPTEEQKKLYNQYLNAELK
- a CDS encoding DinB family protein, with protein sequence MEFKTIADIYAVNKNVGDGFRRFARSISDAEANAEIDGEPWTLAALIEHVAMVEAGIAKMCARMVDGAKQKGTPSDGSYRISEGFRSALAANEGAKFEAPERVAPTGGVAIAESLESLDRSSAALAALQSDLEAYDVSELTFPHPYFGPLNAAEWVMLSGGHVSRHMAQAERLLDGVRTRLSESPVSSAK
- a CDS encoding VCBS repeat-containing protein, with protein sequence MKKADSKNSNKRYLQLLTVFALIAAWVSVPMLSNAVKADGTPVIVLRNASLASPTGSINPHGAAAWQLYQSGNREIEVEIEDVSLAVGTVLEAVVDGNVIGTMAVTDQQRAKIKLRTEDGQTVPTTNDGSTVAVRNGATVLVSGIFGGGGPTPTPTVTPTGTPTGTPTGTPSPSPTVTPTGSPSPTPSGTPNAGDLFAGLSGATINGVLPGGFAQFELHSSRTELEVRIRQINLPAGTNLAVVVDGNAVGNIVLESGGEGRLRLRSDNGQTVPAVIVGSTIQVKNAGSTILNGTFAGFTGPSPSPTPTGTPGPTPSPSPSPSMGRSFEANLTGTASAATGEFKVTLNAAETQATAFGEFHNLSSAQTGARFETTVGTAMTIYSFAVIGGTNGNFATVTFPVNATQVQMLRAGLWSAVITSANNAGGEISGAFRQQSNIADFDGDGSNDLAVFRPSTNTWYSQNGDGFAAQIFGSPTDVVVSGDYDGDGRTDAAVYTNDNGQGVWAIKRSSDGGVTGLAFGLSTDKPVRGDFDGDGRLDLAVYRPSNGVWYVQKSNNTGYLFIKWGVAEDQPMPADIDGDGKDDVVVYRPSLGNWYWVRSSDGATGAMHFGATGDIPVRGDFDGDGRADVTVYRPSTGVWYTLRSSDQGYSINRFGLDGDIPVAGDYDADGKADIALFRPSDGNWYIMRSSDGQFQAVHFGLEGDRPVNAQ